A genomic window from Quercus lobata isolate SW786 chromosome 10, ValleyOak3.0 Primary Assembly, whole genome shotgun sequence includes:
- the LOC115962907 gene encoding uncharacterized protein LOC115962907 codes for MGYGMLEMHESFNFNDFEMQQSQSQHIGDKSCQFFPQSLVWPNISGIPNIPGIHPYFGQQNMLQGGTFPFQTSITSQKFGMHPFLSHYNISQGHHYQKVGMNQKKKVDNESQVQGSFWNKEKP; via the exons ATGGGATATGGTATGCTTGAAATGCATGAGAGTTTTAACTTTAAT GATTTTGAAATGCAACAGTCACAATCACAGCATATTGGTGATAAGAGTTGTCAATTTTTTCCCCAATCGCTTGTGTGGCCAAACATAAGTGGAATTCCTAATATCCCTGGGATACATCCATATTTTGGCCAACAAAATATGTTACAAGGAGGAACTTTTCCATTTCAAACAAGTATAACAAGTCAAAAGTTTGGTATGCacccttttctttcccattatAATATATCTCAG ggTCATCACTATCAAAAGGTTGGTAtgaatcaaaagaagaaagttgatAACGAATCTCAG GTTCAAGGAAGCTTTTGGAACAAAGAAAAACCATGA
- the LOC115964128 gene encoding gibberellin-regulated protein 6 — MAMAKLLCILLLAVLGISMVATQVMAKEAQYHLQSGQNGQGSLKSYQCPSQCSRRCSQTQYHKPCMFYCQKCCAKCLCVPPGYYGNKAVCPCYNNWKTKSGGPKCP; from the exons ATGGCCATGGCTAAGCTTCTCTGCATTCTGCTTCTAGCTGTCCTTGGCATTTCCATGGTTGCAACCCAG GTCATGGCAAAAGAAGCTCAGTACCACCTTCAAAGT GGGCAAAATGGACAAGGGAGTCTTAAGAGTTACC AATGCCCATCACAATGCTCAAGAAGATGTAGCCAGACACAGTACCACAAACCATGCATGTTCTACTGCCAAAAATGTTGTGCCAAGTGCCTGTGTGTTCCTCCTGGCTACTATGGAAACAAGGCTGTGTGCCCTTGCTACAACAACTGGAAGACCAAGAGTGGAGGCCCCAAATGCCCTTAA
- the LOC115963918 gene encoding uncharacterized protein LOC115963918, producing MGEHLVLCVDRLITPESLQSLQVAEAAPGSSGESSGSHPADPPTCSIDVEGVEEHGMSEEEPLIQTVECRICQEEDSIKNLEIPCACNGSLKFAHRKCVQRWCNEKGDITCEICHHPYEPGYTAPPPHSEDTTIDISEGWTISGTPLDLRDPRLLAMAAAERHLLEAEYDDYADTNASGAAFCRSAALILMALLLLRHALSLTNAEGDDDASTFFSLFLLRAAGFLLPCYIMAWAISILQRRRQRQEAAALAATEVAFMLQAGQRRALQFTIAPGPAVTPHQEPLQ from the exons ATGGGTGAGCACCTGGTTTTGTGTGTTGATCGCCTCATTACACCTGAAAGTTTGCAATCACTGCAAGTGGCTGAAGCAGCGCCTGGATCTTCTGGAGAGAGTTCTGGCTCACATCCTGCTGATCCACCCACTTGTTCCATTGATGTTGAGGGGGTTGAGGAACATGGGATGTCTGAAGAAGAACCACTGATTCAGACAGTGGAATGTCGCATTTGCCAAGAGGAGGATAGCATTAAGAATTTGGAGATCCCTTGTGCTTGCAATGGTAGTTtgaag TTTGCTCATAGGAAGTGTGTTCAGCGATGGTGCAATGAGAAGGGAGATATTACTTGTGAGATATGCCATCAT CCTTATGAACCTGGTTATACTGCCCCACCTCCTCACTCTGAAGATACTACAATTGATATAAG TGAGGGTTGGACGATTTCTGGTACCCCATTGGATTTGCGTGACCCTCGACTGTTGGCAATGGCAGCAGCAGAAAGACATCTTTTGGAGGCTGAGTATGATGACTACGCTGATACTAATGCCAGTGGAGCTGCATTTTGCCGCTCCGCTGCTCTAATT TTAATGGCCCTTCTGCTGTTAAGACATGCCCTATCTCTTACCAATGCTGAAGGGGATGATGATGCTTCCACTTTTTTCTCT CTTTTCTTACTACGGGCTGCTGGTTTTCTTCTCCCATGTTACATTATGGCCTGGGCCATCAGTATATTGCAGCGTCGAAGACAAAGACAG GAAGCTGCAGCACTAGCAGCAACTGAAGTTGCATTTATGCTGCAAGCTGGACAACGTCGGGCCTTGCAGTTCACCATAGCACCAGGACCTGCAGTGACCCCCCATCAGGAACCACTTCAATGA
- the LOC115964426 gene encoding protein FAR-RED IMPAIRED RESPONSE 1-like yields the protein MADEISNVFSHVKLNEDHIENDMMEGDSNEDIENDMVEVESNEDNIENEIVELNEMVETKGVENKAEDPKLGMMFDSIDDAVIYYRRYAKEKGFAVAKRTSKKGNDGVVRYVTIACSYAGKPRIRLNCPGIKRTRSTNPVQLKPQTKTDCKAQLRLSLCPNGKWILRSMVLDHNHGLSPSKTRFYKCNRIIEPHVKKKLELHDKAGIRMNKSFNSFVVAAGGHENLSFLEKDCRNHMEKVRRSHLREGDASAMHHYFLKMQADNSEFFYAMDFDDDGRLKNVFWADARSRAAFKEFGDVVTFDTTYMVNKYEMPFAPFVGVNHHGQSTLLGCGLILREDTNSFIWLFKSWLACMSECPPNAIITDQDKAMKKAIEIVFPNARHRWCLWHIMNKLPEKFKGFKNYESIKFCMKNVVHDSLTKEEFEESWGRFIKKYQLESNEWLLGLYDERHRWVPAFVKDMFWAGMSTTQRSESMNAFFDKYINKKTTLKQFVEQYENALAAKVHNETVEDFNSFNSRISCITIYDMEKQFQSAYTLKKFTDFQNEIVGSICCSLSSCREHDNFSEYEVREDISRGESQRSVIFHVYFNEDNSEVKCKCRLFEFKGIVCRHQILVFIHRKIYRIPEKYILDRWNKNVKRRHTKVRISYDNWSLKPEACRYEKMCNAFYEVANLAADSENAYKNVMTQICEMKGELKEGGNACGSNKPISIDIQNDSTSCDNGHVTSKEARKILDPVVVSQKGRPSFKRKMSKVEQAVKKKKEKEKKKKMKTVINERNVVNQVETSILEETCEKVRL from the coding sequence ATGGCAGATGAAATATCAAATGTTTTCTCACATGTGAAATTAAACGAAGATCATATTGAGAATGATATGATGGAGGGGGATTCAAATGAAGATATTGAGAATGATATGGTGGAGGTGGAGTCGAATGAAGATAATATTGAGAATGAAATAGTGGAGTTGAATGAAATGGTAGAAACAAAAGGTGTGGAAAACAAAGCAGAAGACCCTAAGTTGGGAATGATGTTTGACTCCATTGATGATGCTGTGATATATTATAGAAGATATGctaaagaaaaaggttttgcaGTGGCTAAAAGAACTTCTAAAAAGGGGAACGATGGGGTGGTGAGGTATGTGACCATTGCTTGTAGTTATGCTGGAAAGCCAAGGATTAGATTAAACTGTCCTGGAATTAAAAGGACTAGATCTACCAATCCAGTTCAATTGAAacctcaaacaaaaacagattGCAAAGCTCAACTTAGGCTGTCTCTATGCCCAAATGGAAAGTGGATACTTAGATCCATGGTACTTGACCATAATCATGGATTGAGTCCTAGTAAGACCAGATTTTACAAATGCAATAGAATAATAGAACCACATGTGAAAAAAAAGCTTGAATTACACGACAAAGCTGGTATTAGAATGAACAAGAGTTTTAATTCATTTGTGGTTGCAGCAGGGGGACATGAGAATTTGTCTTTTCTAGAAAAGGATTGTAGAAATCACATGGAAAAAGTCAGACGTTCACATCTTAGGGAAGGAGATGCTAGTGCAATGCACCATTACTTTTTGAAAATGCAAGCTGACAATTCTGAATTCTTCTATGCAAtggattttgatgatgatggtcggttgaaaaatgtattttggGCTGATGCAAGGAGTAGGGCAGCATTCAAAGAGTTTGGTGATGTAGTTACATTTGACACTACATATATGGTTAACAAATATGAAATGCCATTTGCTCCATTTGTTGGGGTGAACCATCATGGGCAATCAACATTGCTAGGATGTGGATTGATCTTAAGAGAAGATACAAATTCATTTATATGGCTATTTAAATCTTGGCTTGCATGCATGTCTGAATGTCCTCCCAATGCAATTATTACGGATCAAGACAAAGCCATGAAAAAAGCGATAGAGATTGTTTTCCCTAATGCACGACATCGATGGTGCTTGTGGCATATCATGAATAAGTTGCCTGAAAAATTTAAAGGGTTCAAAAACTATGAATCAATAAAATTCtgtatgaaaaatgttgttcaTGATTCATTGAcaaaagaagaatttgaagaaagTTGGGGCAGATTCATTAAGAAATATCAACTTGAAAGCAATGAATGGTTACTTGGGTTGTATGATGAGCGGCATCGTTGGGTGCCTGCCTTTGTGAAAGATATGTTTTGGGCAGGAATGTCAACAACGCAGCGAAGTGAAAGCATGAATGCTTTCTTTGATAAATACATTAATAAGAAAACTACTTTAAAACAATTTGTTGAACAATATGAGAATGCTTTGGCAGCAAAGGTGCATAATGAAACTGTTGAAgattttaattctttcaattcaCGCATTTCTTGTATAACTATTTATGATATGGAGAAACAATTTCAGAGTGCTtacactttgaaaaaatttacagATTTCCAAAATGAGATAGTTGGAAGTATTTGTTGCAGTTTGTCTTCATGCAGGGAACATGACAACTTTTCAGAGTATGAAGTACGTGAAGATATATCACGTGGAGAAAGTCAGCGGAGCGTAATTTTTCATGTGTATTTTAATGAGGATAATAGTGAAGTTAAATGCAAATGCAGGCTATTTGAGTTCAAGGGGATAGTATGCAGGCATCAAATATTGGTGTTTATTCATAGGAAGATTTATCGAATACCAGAGAAGTACATCTTAGATAGATGGAATAAAAATGTCAAAAGAAGGCACACTAAAGTTCGAATAAGTTATGACAATTGGTCTTTGAAACCTGAAGCATGTCGCTATGAAAAGATGTGTAATGCCTTTTACGAGGTTGCTAATTTGGCAGCGGATTCTGAAAATGCATATAAGAATGTGATGACACAAATATGTGAAATGAAAGGGGAGCTCAAGGAAGGGGGGAATGCTTGTGGTAGCAATAAGCCTATTTCTATAGATATTCAGAATGATTCTACCTCATGTGACAATGGTCATGTAACATCAAAAGAAGCTAGAAAAATTCTTGATCCAGTGGTTGTTTCTCAAAAGGGGCGACCATCTTTTAAAAGGAAGATGTCAAAGGTTGAACAAgctgtgaagaaaaaaaaggaaaaggaaaagaaaaagaaaatgaagactgTAATTAACGAAAGGAATGTAGTTAACCAAGTTGAGACTTCAATTCTTGAGGAAACTTGTGAGAAGGTTAGGCTATAA
- the LOC115965827 gene encoding probable arabinosyltransferase ARAD1 yields the protein MSEKNMLPSRFLFYLGTLSMFILILSSVFLLEFTNTSIIPKSVYKIILSNSTSVYLKPRSEQITLPSLPSVDTQITAERTVRSGKLACQVNNSSRKMQSLGKRRKMDCDPTKALLRVFMYDLPPEFHFGLLGWKGSEKQTWPNVSSSGRIPPHPGGLNLQHSMEYWLTLDLLSSNAPDVVRPCSAIRVKNSSQADVIFVPFFSSLSYNRHSKVSGKEKVSVNRMLQKKLVQFLWGQVEWKRLGGKDHLIIAHHPNSMLDARSKLGSAMFVLADFGRYPVEIANIGKDIIAPYRHLVRTISNGESAPFDKRPILVYFQGAIYRKDGGIIRQELYYLLKDEKDVHFTFGSIGGNGVRTAGKGMASSKFCLNIAGDTPSSNRLFDAIASHCVPVIISDQIELPFEDVIDYTQFCLFVPASDAVKKGYLLNLLRGIKQEKWTKMWGKLKEIAHHFEYQYPSQPGDAVNMIWEAVSRKISPIQIKLHRSNRYRRSQFPVQNK from the exons ATGTCGGAAAAGAACATGCTTCCTTCAAGGTTTCTTTTCTACTTAGGAACCCTTTCTATGTtcattttgattctttcatcTGTGTTCCTTCTTGAATTTACCAACACTTCGATTATACCCAAATCAGTATATAAGATTATTCTCTCTAATAGCACTTCAGTTTACTTAAAACCCAGAAGTGAACAAATTACACTTCCTTCGCTCCCTTCTGTGGATACACAAATTACTGCTGAAAGAACTGTGAGAAGTGGGAAGTTGGCATGTCAAGTAAACAATTCGAGTAGGAAAATGCAATCTTTAGGAAAGCGTAGAAAGATGGACTGTGACCCGACTAAGGCACTCTTGAGGGTGTTTATGTATGACTTGCCTCCTGAATTTCACTTTGGATTATTGGGTTGGAAGGGGAGTGAGAAGCAAACATGGCCAAATGTCAGTAGCTCAGGTAGAATCCCACCACACCCAGGTGGGCTGAATTTACAACACAGTATGGAGTACTGGCTCACCCTTGATCTTCTGTCGTCGAATGCCCCAGATGTGGTAAGACCATGCAGTGCCATAAGAGTGAAGAATTCAAGCCAAGCAGATGTCATTTTTGTGCCATTCTTCTCGTCTCTGAGTTACAACAGGCATTCTAAGGTTTCTGGAAAGGAGAAAGTTAGTGTTAACCGCATGTTGCAGAAAAAATTGGTACAGTTTTTGTGGGGTCAGGTGGAATGGAAGCGATTGGGTGGGAAGGATCATTTAATTATTGCTCACCATCCAAACAGCATGTTAGATGCAAGAAGCAAGTTGGGTTCAGCCATGTTTGTGCTTGCAGATTTTGGAAGATACCCAGTTGAAATTGCAAATATTGGGAAGGATATAATTGCTCCTTACAGGCATTTAGTGAGGACCATTTCCAATGGTGAATCAGCTCCATTTGACAAACGTCCTATATTGGTGTATTTCCAAGGGGCAATATATAGGAAAGAT ggAGGAATCATTCGCCAGGAACTGTATTACCTTCTCAAAGATGAGAAAGATGTACACTTCACATTTGGCAGCATCGGAGGGAATGGGGTTAGGACTGCAGGCAAAGGGATGGCATCATCCAAGTTCTGCCTGAATATTGCCGGAGACACCCCTTCCTCAAATCGCCTCTTTGATGCCATTGCAAGTCATTGTGTTCCTGTGATTATTAGTGATCAGATTGAGCTACCATTTGAAGATGTCATAGACTACACACAGTTTTGCTTATTTGTCCCTGCATCTGATGCTGTAAAGAAGGGTTACCTACTGAATCTTCTTCGAGGAATCAAGCAAGAAAAGTGGACTAAAATGTGGGGAAAATTGAAGGAGATTGCACATCATTTTGAATATCAGTATCCATCACAACCTGGTGATGCTGTGAATATGATTTGGGAAGCAGTTTCACGTAAGATATCTCCAATACAAATTAAACTTCACAGGAGCAACAGATATAGAAGATCTCAATTTCCAGTACAGAATAAATGA